From Streptomyces sp. NBC_01551:
TCGATGTCCACCCACGGCAGCAGATCGGGGGCGGACTCCACGTCGCCGTCCATGGTCGTGGGGATCGGCGGCGCCCATTTGGTGATGCCGAGCAGCCCGGCGAAGTCCGTGCCCTCCTCGGCCGCCTGCCCCAGGTCCACCTCGGCCAGCGCGCCCGGCCGGCACACCAGGCCCTGTGACAGCTCGCCCCGCAGCCGGACGGCCTTGACCCGGTCGCAGGCGCTCCCGGCGAGGCGGCCCGTCAGGCCCAGTTCCTCGATCAGGGCGGCGGGCAGTACGGCCTGCTCGGGTATGTAGAGCGCGAAGTCCCCCGTACGGTAGGCGCCCTTGGCGACGACGGCGCGGTACAGGCCGACTTGGGCCAGTTCCAGGGCGTCGGCGTTCGGGTGGTCGTGGACGGTCAGCTCTTCCACGGTGACGCGCAGGGTCGACATGGCAGGCTCCTTCGGGAATCGGTGTCGGGTGGACAAGTGGGTCTCGGGTGACGCCGGACCACTGTCCGTGGCGCCATTTGCGGTGGTCCAGCCGTTATCCGGCTGCTAGCCTGCGCCGCCCACCGCGTCACACAGGAGGCTCGCATGTCACGTCGCCCAGTCACGATCGTCACCGGAGGCAGCAGGGGCATAGGTGCGGCGGCCTGTGTGCGGCTGGCCTCGGCCGGCCATGACCTGGTCCTCGGCTACGCCACGGACGACGCGGCCGCCGAGGCCACCGCCGAGCGGTCGAGGGCGGCCGGCGCCCGGTGCGTGACGGTGCGCGGCGACACCTCCCAGGAGTGCGGCGTCGAGCGCCTCTTCGACATCGCCGGGGCCGAACTCGGCACGGTCACCGGCCTCGTCAACAACGCCGGCGTCACCGGGCCGCTCGGCCGCCTCGCCGACGCCACGACCGACGACCTGCGGCGCGTGGTGGAGGTCAACCTCCTCGGGTACCTGCTCTGCTGCCGCCGGGCCGCCCGCGACATGTCCGAGGCCGGCGGAGGCGCCGGCGGGGCCATCGTGAACGTCTCCTCGGCCGCCGCCACCCTCGGCAGCCCCGGGGACTACGTCCACTACGCGGCCACCAAGGCGGCCGTCGACACCCTCACCCTGGGCCTGGCCAAGGAACTCGGCCCGGACGGGATCCGGGTGAACGCCGTCGCGCCCGGCATCATCGAGACCGACATGCACGCGGCGATGGGCGACCCCGACCGCCCCGCGCGGGCCGCCGCCGGAATCCCCCTCGGGCGGCCCGGGCAGCCCGAGGAGATCGCCGGGGCCATCGCCTGGCTGCTGTCCCCGGACGCCTCGTACACGACCGGAGCCGTCCTGCGGGTCTCGGGCGGCCGCTGACCGGGCTTCGGGGCTCGGACTTCGCGGCTACGCGGCTTCGGGGCTTCGGGGCTTCGGGCTACGCGGTTTCAGCCGGGGTACTCAGCCGAACGCCGCCCGGGTGGCCGGGCCGTAGACGCCCTGGGGATCCCCGCTGATGCCCCGGTCGCTCTGCAACTGGGCGACGCCGCGCCGGGTGTGGCCGTCGTAGAGCCCGTTGACCTTGACGTACGTGAACCCCTGTCCGTACAGCCGCTCCTGAAGGGCGCGCACCTCGGGTCCGCGGTCCCCCGGGCCCAGCGTGCCGTCCCCGGCGGGCGTCGCCGGGGGCGCGACGGGCGCGCTCCGGCTCGCGGAGGCGCCGGGCGCGGGCCGGCCGCCGGACGCGGAGGCCGACGCGGAGGGCGAGACGGAGGCTCCCGGCGCCCGGGAGGCCGCGCCGGCACGTGGCGTGGACGCCGCGGGCGAAGGCTCTTCGGCCAGGCCGGGACTGCCCGCCGGGAGCGCCGGTACGGACAGCCCGGGCGGGGCCACCGCCCGCTCCGGGCCGGGCTCTTCGGGGCCCGTCAGCAGGAGCAGCAGAGCGCCCGCCGCTCCCAGCCCGAGCAGCGCGCACACCGCCACCGCCACCGGCCGGCGGCGGCCGCGCCCGGCCGCAGCGGGGACCGGAGCCGAGTCGGACATCGAACCGGAACCCGAACCGGAGGCAGCATCGGGCGCGCCCGCCGGTGGCGGGACGCGGGAGGAGACGGCGGGGCCGCTCTGGGGCCAGGCGGGCGCCGTCGGGGCGGACGGGCGGCTCGCGGGCGCGACGTAGGGGCGTACGAGCAGGCGGTCGTCGGGGACGGCCCCGCTCTCATCGGGATGGTGGGACACGGTTGTCTCCCGGCGGGGGTGGAGGCCGACGCGGCGGTGCGGTGCCGGCCTCCACCCGGCCGGTCAGGCCCCGCGCCGCCACGCGGCGAGGACCGTGCCTGGAGCGACGGCGGACCCGACGGCCCCGCCGGTCGCGGGAGAACCGCCGAAGCCGGCCGGGGCCGAAGCGGAACGCACTGCGGAATCCGCCGCGGAAGCCGAAGCCGGAGCGAGCGAGGAGCGAACGGATATGCGCATGCTGAGGGTCTCCGTAGTGCGGCTCAAGCGGGGTCTTTGATCGGCGCACTCTTGCCCTTCGGGACGGCCCCGGTCAAGCCGGACATCCGATCCGCCCTATCCATCCGCTTTGTTCGGGACTTCCGTCCCCGCCCGAGCCACCCCGAGCGGGTGGTCCGGGACCCCGGCGGTCGGCTCCCGGCGGCGGACCGAGGTGGCCCACACCGTGACGGCCGCCGCCAGCATCAGCGCGGCGCCGGTCAGCGGCGCGGCCGGAACGGAGATCCCGTCGACCGCGAGGCCCCCGACGAGCGCCCCGGCGGCGATCGCGAAGTTGAACATGGCCACCATCAGCGAGGAGGCCGCCTCGGCCGCGCGCGGAGCCGCCCGCGTCATCCAGCTCTGCAGGCTCACCGAGACCCCGCCGTACGCGACTCCCCACGCGAGCAGCAGGGCGGTGCCCGCGACCGCCCCCGGGAGGACGGCGATCAGTGCGAGGACCACGGTGAGGGCGGCGCTGACCACGAGCAGCGTACGGCGGGCATCGCGCGCCCCGGCCAGGAAGTTCCCGGCGACCCCGGCCACTCCGTACCCGAGGAGCAGGGTGCTGACGTACCCGGCGTCGATGCCGGAGACGTCCCGCAGGATCGGCCGTACGAAGGTGTACGCGGCGAACTGCCCGGTCACGACGAGAAAGGTGACGATCACTCCGGCCCGTACGCCCCGGTTGTCGCGCAGCAGGGCGGGGAGCTCCGCGAACCGGATGTTCCGGTCGGCGGGCAGCGCGGGCAGCAGCAGGAGCAGGGCGACCAGGGTGAGGAAGCCGAGGGCGGCCACGGCGGCGAAGGCGGTGCGCCAGCCGCCGAGTTCCCCGAGCAGCGTCCCGGCGGGGACACCGAGCACGGAGGCGGTGGGGACGCCCCCGAAGACGAGGGCGGTGGCCCGGCCGACGTGCCGCTCGGGGACCAGGCGGACGGCGAGCCCGCCGGCTATCGCCCAGAAGCCGCCGACGCTGACGCCCACGAGCAGCCGGGCCGCCAGGACCACGGCGAAGCCGGGCGCGAGGGCGGCGGCGAGGTTGGCGGCCGCCATCAGGGCGATCAGCGCGCACAGCACGAGCCGCCGGTCCAGGCGTCCGGCTCCGACGGTGACGAGCGGCGCGCAGAACCCGGCGACCAGCCCGGGCACGGTGACCATCAGCCCGGCGGTGCCGTCGGACACCCCCAGTGAGTCCCCGACGGGGGTGAGCAGCCCGACGGGCAGCAGCTCGGAGGTGATCAGGCAGAAGATCCCGAGGGAGACGGCCGCGACGGCCGCCCATCCCTTCCAGGGGCTGCCGGGCGCGGCGGCATCGGCGTCGGCGTCATTCATGGACTCGGCACTCCTACGGGTCGGGTGGCGGACGGGACACGGCGGCGCGCGGAGCACCGGAGGTCGCGCCTCCCCCGTCACCCCGCACTGCCGTTCCAATTCCCGGGCGACGCGGGGCATTCCCGCACCCCACTCCTCACGCGCCGCGCTTAGCCTGAGCCGCATGGACGACGAACTCGACGGAGTGGCGATCATCGCCTTCGCGGACGCCGCCGCGTTCGAGAACTGGCTGGCCGAGCACCACACCCGGCGCGAGGGCGTGTGGGTCAAGATGGCGAAGAAGAACTCCGGCATTGCGTCCGTCACTTCGGACGAGCTCGTCGACATCGGGCTCTGCTACGGCTGGATCTCGGGCCGGCGCCGCTCGTACGACGACGAGCGCCATTACCTCCAGAAGTACGTGCCGCGCCGGCCCAAGAGCCTGTGGTCGCAAGTGAACGTCGACAAGGTCGCGGCACTGACCGCCGCCGGCCGGATGCGCGAGCCCGGGCTGGCCGAGGTGCGCGCGGCGCGGGAGGACGGCCGCTGGGCGCGGGCGTACGCCCCGCAGAAGACGGCCCCGGTGCCACCCGACCTCGCGGCCGCGCTCGACGCGGACCCGCAGGCCAGGGAGGCCTTCGAGGCGCTCGACAAGACCGCCCGCTACCTGCTGGCCCTGCCGCTGCTGCAAGCTGGCACGCCGCAGACCCGGCGGTCCCGCCTCGACAAGGCCCTGCGTTCCCTGAAGCGGCGTCACCCGGACGCGTGAGCCGGGCACTCGGGCGGGCCGGGGGTGCGGCATGGTGGAGCGATGCAGTTGCGTCGGGCCGTGCCCCTCTCCCTCCTCGCGCTCCTCGCGAGCGCCGGATGTGTCTCCGTCGGCCCGGGCTCCCCGGCTCCCGCACGGGGTTCCGCACCACTCGTGGGCGCACCGGACGCATCGGACACCCCCGACGCCCCTGACACCGCCGAGAGCCCCGGCACGGCCGCCCTGCCCGCGCTGTCCGTCCCCCGCCCGCTCCCGCTGGGCGACCTGCCCGGGCAGGAGAGCGGCCCCGAACCGGAGCCGGACCGGAAGCGGCCCCCCGCCAAGGCGGCCCGGCCGCCCGCCAAACGGCCCGCGAAGCCCGCGCCACCGCACCGGGCGCACCCGCCCAAGCCCGCGTCGCCCCGGTTCCCGGAGCGGCTGCCCCGGGTGGACGAACTGTGCGCGGCCGCGGAGGGCACCGTACCCGCGTCGATCGTGGACCTGTGCGTTGGCCAGTACGGGCAGCCCGCCCGCTGACCTGACCCAGGGCGTAGGCTCCGCCGATGCGACGCGTACTGGTGGTCGGGATCAGCGGAGCCGGGAAGTCCACCCTGGCCCGGACACTGGGGCGGCTGCTCGGGCTGCCGTTTCACGAGATGGACGCGCTCCACTACGGCGGGCCGGGGTGGGCGGTCAGCGCCACGTTCGCCGAGGACACGGCGCGACTGGCGGGGACCGACCGGTGGATCTTCGACTCCCTGGGCCCGCCGGAGGTCCGGGATCTGCTGTGGGAGCGGGCCGACACCGTCGTGTGGCTCGACCACCCCCGGCACGTGGTGATGCGGCGCGTGCTGCTGCGCTCGCTGCGGCGGAGCCTGCTGCGCGAGCGGCTGTTCGGCGGGAACCGGGAGTCCTGGCGGGAGTGGCTGCGCCCCGACCATCCCGCGTGGTGGGCCTGGTCGCAGTACCGGTCGCGGCGCGCCGCGATCGCCCGGCTGGCGGGTGACGCCCGGTTCGCCCCGCTGCGCGTGATCCGCCTGCGCGGCCCGGGGGCAGCGGCGTCCTGGCTCCGGGCCCAGGAAGCACGGCCGGACGTGGACCAGGTGAACCAGGTGAACCAGGTGGACTAGGGGGTGTCGCCGGCCGAGCGGCGGCCGCGGACGTGGGCGCAGCGGGCGGCCGTGCCGCGGCGGGCGGCGCGCAGCCGGTGCATCGTGTTGTACCGCCGGCGCCGCCATTCGGCCCGCGGCAGCCCGGCCCGCTGACCGCCGCCGCTGATGAGGGCGTTGACCGGGGTCAACGGGTCCGCGCCAAGGCCCTTGGCGACCAGGACCCCGATGACGAGCGGGACCAGGGCCACGGCCAGCGCGGTGCCGGCGGTGGTCATGTGCTGCATGCGCGGGCGGATCGCGGGGCGCGGGGCGGCGGAAGTCATGCCCTCATTCGATCACCGGCGACGCGGCGGGGAATCGGGGCGGATACTCAGGCCGTTGGGCGTGAGGTACTCAGACGGGACCTGTGCGGCGAAGGGCGGTGGGTGATGACGGTACCCGGGCAGGGGTTCGAGCCCGCCACGGGCGACGGGCCGACGGAGCTCGGGGACGCGGCCGCGCGCTCCCGAGAGCTGCGGACGGCGTACGAGGGCCTGGTGCAGATCCGTCGTCTGGTGAACGCCGGGGCGGGCTCGGCGGTTCCCGCCCCGTGGGAGCTGAGGCAGATGCCGCGCGCGGTGGCCCTCGTACTGGAGGCGGCGGGGATCGCGCCGTCGGCGGTGGACGCGGAGGGCCGGCGTACGCGCACGGGCTACCGGGTGGCGGCCGCCGCGGAGCCCGGGCGGGTGGAGGTGACCTGGCTCGGCCCGCCGGGCGGCGGCGCGGCCGAGGAGGAGCAGGAGCGCCTGACGGCCTGCGCGGCGGCGCTGGAGCCGATGGGGTGGGAGTGCCTGCTGTACCGGGGCCCGCGCCGGCGGCGGTTCCTGGAGGTGGAACCGGCGGCCGGGCCGCCGAAATCCGCTTCCCCCCGGCCGTGACACCTGCGCACACTGCCCCGATGGGCATGCTCGACGCGATGGCGGACCGGGTCGGCCGGGGCGAGACCGTGGAGTTCCGGCCGACCGGCGGGTCCATGGTGCCGTTGGTCCACAGCCGGCAGCGGGTCCGGGTCGCGCCGGCCGATCCCGCGTTGATCGAGGTCGGGGACATCGTGCTGGCCCGGGTCTCGGGCACGGTCCACCTGCATCTGGTGTCGGCGGTGGACGCCCCGCGCCGACGCGTGCAGATCAGCAACAACCGGGGCCGTGTCAACGGCTGGACCGCCCACGACCGGGTGTTCGGGATCTGCCTGTCGGTGGACGACGTGCCCCGCCCGGGGGCGGCCGCGAAGGTGCGGCGGCCCGCACCCCGGCGCGCCCCGCCCGCCCCGCCCGCATCCACCTCACCCGCCCGGCCCGCCGGGATCGCGACCGACCGCCTTGATCTGGTGCCGCTGTCCGTCGGCCACGCCGCCGAGATGGCCCGCGTACTGGCGGATCCCGCGCTGTACGCGTTCACGGGCGGCGCGCCGCTGTCGCCCGAGGCCCTGCGGGCCCGCTACGCGCGGCTGGTGGCGGGCTCCCCCGACCCGGCGGTCGTCTGGTGCAACTGGGTGGTGCGGCTGCGCCCGGACGGCTCGCTGATCGGCACGGTCCAGGCCACGATCACCCCGGCCGAGGACCGGGCAGAGCTGGCGTGGGTGATCGGCACGGCCTGGCAGGGCCGGGGCTTCGCCGCGGAGGCCGCGCGGGCCCTGGCCGCCTGGCTGACGGCGCTCCCCGTCGGGCGGCTCGTGGCGCACGTCCACCCGGACCACCATGCGTCGGCGGCGACCGCCGCGGCCTGCGGCCTCTCCCCGACCCGGCACCGCCGGGACGGGGAGGTCCGCTGGGAGGGCGCCGGCCCCTGACGGCGGTCGTCGGGACCGGAGCCGTACGCGGCTCGGCGCCGGGTCGTGGCGCGCCTCGACCCCGTGTCCGGGTCAGGCGTAGATCGCGCCCGGGTACGCCCACGTCGTCGTGCCGAAGACGTCGTTCTCGTCGTTGATGGACACCTTCAGGTTCGTGATCTTGAGGCCGTACTGGCTCGCGGTGGTGCCGGCCGGGCAGTTGATCTGCTCCGGCGGGAAGTTCAGGTAGAGCTGCGGCCCGAGGTCCGCGGCGCCCTTGCGGAGTTCGGAGACGATCCGGTTGGCGTCCGCGTAGAAGTAGTTGTGCGCCAGCGCCGTCCGAACGGTCCGCACCACGACGTCGTCCGCGCGCTCGGAGCCGCCGTCCGGACGGACGCAGCGGAAGGTGCGCGCGGTGTCGGCGTGGGCCTGGAAGCGGTCGTCGGTGCTCCACAGGCCCGCCTTGAAGCCCGGGCTGCCCTGCACGTCGTGCAGGACGACGTCCAGGCTGAAGCCGCCGCAGCCCTCCGTCGCGTAGTAGTGGTGGTACTTCAGCACGCACGCCCGGGGCCCGTAGTAGGCGGTGGGATCGGGGTCGTACGGCTGGGGCACGACGGCCCCGTGGACCTTCACGGAGGCGGAGATCCCGCCCGGGACGGCCGCCGGGACCTCGACGGTCCGTGTGGCGTGGGCGGCGCCCGAGCCGGTGAGTACGAGGGCTCCGCCCGCGACGAGCGCGAGACCGAGCCGGGACGCTGACGCTGACGCTGACGCGGCAAAGGACATACGCAAGCGTGCCATCGTGTGGTTCCCCCCTGGACCAGTGGATGGTGGCGAACACCGGCGACCGTATCGGCGGAAGCGGCGGTTCGGCAGTACGCCCGGACGCACGGAGGGGCGCACCCCGAACGGGGCGCACCCCGAACGGGGTGCGCCCCTCCCCCTACGCCAAGGGCGTCACGGGGCGCCGAACGTCAGCGTCAGCCGCGGCGTCCCCTCGTTGGCGGCGGCCTCCGAGGACCACAGCCACAGCGCGTCGGTCCCGACGCTGGTGAGCGCCAGGCTGTAGCCGCCGCCGAGGGCCGCGGCGACGGTGCCCGTGGTCAGCCCGGTGGTGTGCACGGCCGAGCCGTCGGGGATCCCGGCGAAGCCGCCGAGCGCAGGACTTCCCAGCGCGGGGCGGTTGTTGTACGTCGTCCCGCCCTCGCTCCACGATCCGGTGACCGGGACCACGGAGACGGTGTCCGCCGTGCCGGCTCCGGCCATGGTGCTGGTCTTCACGCTGAGCGCGGCCGACTTGAGCACCGTACCCGCGGGCGCGGCCGGCAGGTTGAAGCGCAGGTAGCTCGCGTACAGGGAGGTCCCGCGCACGGCGAGCGAGCCCGAGGTGCCGTAATTGGCGGTGGGGGCGCCCGCGTTGGCGTACGTGTCCTCGTCGGCGGTGACCTCCACGACCGAGTCCGCCGGTGCGGAGGCCAGGGCGTAGTGGTTCTGGACCTGCGCCGCGCTCAGGACGCTCGGGTAGACGGCCGTCTCGTCGAGCCGGCCCGCCCAGAACTCGCTGGTGGGGCGGTCGGGCCAGCCGCCGAGGCTGTCGCCGCCGGCGTGCCAGTAGCCGGCGAAGTTCTCGTGCGTGGTGACGTTGAGGGTGCCCTTCTGGACGCCGTCCACGTACAGCGTCATCCCGCCCGGCCCCTGGGTGGCGACGACGTGGTGCCACTGGTCGTTGTTGTACCGGTCGGCGCCGCCGGTGGTGATGGTGCGGGTGGCACCGGTGTACACGCCGTAGACGAGCCGGCCGTCATTGGTCATGTAGATGTGCTTGTCGTACTGACTGCTGCCGCGGTCCTGGTTGTTCCCGAAGCCGAAGAGCTTCCCGCCCCGGGTGGTGTTCGTCTTGAACCAGGTCTCGATGCTGTAGCTGCCGCCCACGTTCTGGCGCTTGTCCGCGTAGACCCGGTTGTCCGTGCCGTTGAAGCCGATCGCCGTGCTCGCGCCGGTCACCGCGCCGGGCGTCTGGCGCAGGGCGGGGCCGTTCTGGTGCACTCCGCTCTGGTTTCCGCCGTCGGAGGAGTCCGCGACGAAGGGCAGCGCCGACTCGTCGTAGCGCCAGTACAGCTGGGCGCCGTCGCCGCGGATCGCGTTCGGGTAGCCGTCCGCCGAGGTGGGCACGGTCACGCTCGCCGTCCCGGACAGGGCGCTGGTGTTGCCCGCCGCGTCGGTCGCGGTGACCCGGTACGTGTACGACTGGCCCGGCGTGACGGTGGTGTCCGTCCAGGAGGCCTGCGGGCGCTTGAAGAACAGCGAGTCCGCCGTGACCGTGGCGATCGGCGCGGCCGCGCCGTTGCGGTAGATCCGGTAGGTCAGCGCGCTGTCGTCCAGGTCGAGGCTGGTGCGCCAGCGCACCTGGACCTCGCCGGGCTCGACGCTGACGGCGCCGGCCACGGGCACGGTGGGCGCACCCGTGTCCCCGGTGGAGGCGAAGCGGGTCAGGCTCTGCTGCGCCGCCCCGTTGACGGTGGTGAACTCCCCGCCGACCCACAGGTACTGGACGCCGCCCTTGGAACCGACCGTCATCACGCGCGGGCCGATGCCCTCGCCGATGCCGTCGTTGGTGTCGGGGGCCCAGCCGAGCTTGCCGGTGCCGCCGGTCGGCTGCGCCAGCAGGTGGTGGCGCTGGCCGTCGGGGAACTCGCCGACGCTGGAGCAGTCGTGCGCGTGGGAGGCGCTGTAGAGCACGCTCCGGTACGGGAGCACGGCCTGGGTGGCGCCGAGGCAGGTGTCGCGCCAGCGCTGGTTGAAATCGGCCAGGTTGAGGGCGATGCGGCCGTCGAAGACGCCGCCGCCGGTGCCCTCGTTGGCGGTGTAGAAGCCGCTGTCGTCGGTCGCGATGTCCTTGACCACCGAGTTGGTCTCGATGAAGCCGGCGTACGACTTGGTGAGGGCGCCGCTGGTGGCGTTGACGACGGCCAGCGCGTGCGTGTTCGTCCCGTTGACGGTGAAGAAGTCGCCGCCGAGGACGACGTTGGCGCCGTCCGGGGTGACCTCGATGGCCCGGCCGGGCTCGTCGGCGTTGGCGACGAAGGGCCTGAGCGTCCCGTCGACGGCGTCGACGGCGGCGAAGCGTTCGCGCTGCTGGCCTGCGACGGTGAGGAAGTCGCCGCCCGCGTACACGGTGTCGTCGGTGACGGCGAGGGCCCGTACGGTGGCCGCGAAGGCCGGCCGGAAGCCGGGCTTCACCGTGCAGGTCGCCACGTCGATGGCGGCGAGGCTGGAGACCGGGGTGCCGTTGACGGCGCCGAAGTAGCCGCCCGCGTACAGGGTCTTCTTGTCCGGCGAGAGGGTGAGCGCGCGGACGGTGGCGGTGCCGCCGCCGACGGTGAAGGACAGCTTGCAGGACGTCGGGGCTCCGGTCGCGGCGTCGAGTGCCACGAAGTTGACCGCCGACTGCTCGCTGCCGCCGGCGCCTTCGGGCGGGCGGACGGCGGAGAAGGTGCCGCCGGCGAAGACGGTGCCGCCCGCCTCCGCGAGGGCCCAGACCACGCCGTTGGGCTGCCAGGTCGACAGCGGGTCGGCGGTGAAGGCCACGGGCGGGGTGAGCGCCGCCGCCTGCGGGACGAGGCCGAGGCCGACGACCGCGCCGGTGCCGGCCAGGGACAGGGCGAGAGCGGCCGCCAACCCTCTGGATCTACGCATGAACCCCCCAGTTCGGTGTGCCGAGTGGTACCCGCACGGCGCGCGGGAGCGCGACGCGCCGTCGTATGACCGTTGGCCGTTGGCCCTCGGCTGTTGGCCCTTGACCCTTGGCTTGAAACCGATCGTGCGAACGGCCGAACTGTCATACGCGTGGGCGCACTCTAGGGCGATCCGGCCGCCCGGACACCCCACTTGACCCATCGGATACCGAAGGGACGCGGGACTTCACTCGGCTCAGGAGGTGGTTTCGCGGCTGCCGGGGCCCGGAGCGGCCTGCCGGGAGAGCCGGCCGGGCCCCGGCCTATCCTTCCCCCATGATCTTGTCGACTGAGCCCGCCGAGTCCGATCCGATCCAGCCAATCGAGCCGGTCGGGCTCGTGATCTTCGACTGCGACGGGGTGCTCGTCGACAGCGAGCGCATCGCCGCCCGCGTGCACGTCGCCCTCGGCGCCGAGCTCGGCTGGCCCCTCACCGAGGAGGAGACGGTCCGCCGGTTCGTCGGCCGCTCCAACGCCTCGATCCGGGAGCTGCTGGCCGCCCGGGTCGGCGCGCAGACGGCGCGCGAGTGGGACGAGCGGTTCGTGACGATGCACGCGGAGGCGGTGGACGCGGGGCTCACCCCGGTCGACGGCCTGCCCGAGGCGCTCGACGCGATCACCCTGCCGACCTGCGTGGCCTCCAGCGGAAGCCACGAGAAGATGCGCCACACCCTCGGCCGCACCGGCCTCTACGAGCGGTTCGCGGGCCGGATCCACAGCGCGACCGAGGTCTCCCGGGGCAAGCCGGCCCCCGACCTGTTCCTGTACGCGGCCGGGCGGATGGGCGTCGATCCGTCGGCCTGCGTGGTGGTCGAGGACAGCCGCCCGGGCGTCGAGGCCGCCCGCGCGGCGGGCATGCGCTCCTTCGGTTACGCGGGCGGGCTGACCCCGGCGGCCGCCCTCGCGGGGCCGGGCACGGTGGTCTTCACCGACATGCGCGACCTCCCGGCACTGATCGCCGCCGCGGGGACCGGGGCCGAGGCGGTGCGGGCGTGAACCGGCGTACGCGCAAGCGGCTCTCCCGCGCCCTCGTCGCGGCGGCCGGGAACGGCCCGGCCGGCCGGGTGGCCGCCTTGCTGAGGCTCGGCGCGGAGCCCGGCGGTACGGACGCGGAGGGCACGACCGCCCTGTACGCGGCGGCCGTCTCGGGGCACCCGGAGGCCGTACGGCTGCTGCTCGCGCACGGCGCGGCCCCCGACGCCGAGAGCGGCGGGCCGACGGACGGGACACCGCTGTGCGCGGCGGCGTCCTGGGGCGACGCGGAGACGGTGCGCGCGCTCCTGGAAGGCGGGGCCGACCCGCTCCTGCGCGAGGACGGCGGGAGCGGGCTGTCGCCGCTGGAGTGGGCGGTGCGCGGCGAGCACACGGAGGTCGCGCGGCTGCTCCGCGAGGCGGCCGCCGGCGAGCACTAGCTCCTCCCCGGCCCCCGTCAGGCGGCCGGGAGGGGGCGGCAGAGCAGCGCGGCCGGGCCTTGGCGGGCGGCGGCGCGGGTGGTGAAGGCGATGCCCGCCGCGTACTCGGTCGGCAGGCACTGGCCCTTGTAGCGGCCCGACGCGAAGTCGCCGCCGGCAACGCCCTGCGGGCGGTTGTCGCCCCGGTCGAACCAGACGGTGCGGCCGCCCGCCGCCGGGAGCGCGGTGCGCGCGGGGGCGCACAGGGCCGCCGAGACGCGGGCGCCCCGCAGGCTGTAGCCCGTCAGGTACTGCCCGGCCGGGCACTGGAGCTTCGTGTAGCCGGAGGCCCAGTCCCCGCCGGGCGGGACGTGCGCCTCGTCGCGGACCACCGTGTGCCCGCCCGTCGGGGCACGCAGGTCCGAGCCCGCGCACAGGCCCCGGCCGCCGGTGTGGGCGAGGCCGGCCAGCCGGGCGCCGTCGGGGCAGACGGCCTTGCGCGCACCGTTGTCCCAGTCGCCGGCGGCCCGGGTGAGCAGCGAGGCGACGTGGTCGCGGTGGTCGATGTCGAGCTGGTACCAGGCCGGCGCGTCCGGCACCGCGCCGGTCCGGCCCGCCGTGCCCGCGAGCCCGGTCCACGGGCCGGTGCGCCAGTCCGCCGGGTCCAGTACGCCGGACCGGCGGCCGGTGTGGTCGTAGCGGAGCATCGCCCAGCTGTCGCCGCCCGGGGCGCCCTGCGCGGTCGTGCTCCAGCCGACCAGCGGCCAGTACGCGAAGTCGGCGTCGGTGGTGGTCAGGTAGGCGGTGAGGTTCTCGAACCAGGCTCGGGGCCTCGCGCCGCTCTCGTCGGCGCCGATGCCGAACTCGCTGATCCACACGGGCGCGGTGAAGTGCGTGCCGGTCTCGGCGGAGACGAAGAAGGCCTGGTCGTAAAGGGTTTGTTCGAGTTGAGCCCGGGTCATGTCCTGGTAGCGGAGGTCGCTGGTCTCGCCGATGCCGGTGGCGCCGCTGTGCCGGGGGCCGGTGTAGCCGTAGAAGTGCGCGGAGTAGACCAGCTTGTGGGAGACCACGAGGGTGTGGGAGAGGGTACGGACGGGGGTCAGGGTGGGGCGGCCGTGCGGGAAGCCGTCCACGGGGATGCCGGTCCAGTTGATGCCCTCGACCACGATGAG
This genomic window contains:
- a CDS encoding SDR family oxidoreductase; translated protein: MSRRPVTIVTGGSRGIGAAACVRLASAGHDLVLGYATDDAAAEATAERSRAAGARCVTVRGDTSQECGVERLFDIAGAELGTVTGLVNNAGVTGPLGRLADATTDDLRRVVEVNLLGYLLCCRRAARDMSEAGGGAGGAIVNVSSAAATLGSPGDYVHYAATKAAVDTLTLGLAKELGPDGIRVNAVAPGIIETDMHAAMGDPDRPARAAAGIPLGRPGQPEEIAGAIAWLLSPDASYTTGAVLRVSGGR
- a CDS encoding peptidoglycan-binding protein, which codes for MSHHPDESGAVPDDRLLVRPYVAPASRPSAPTAPAWPQSGPAVSSRVPPPAGAPDAASGSGSGSMSDSAPVPAAAGRGRRRPVAVAVCALLGLGAAGALLLLLTGPEEPGPERAVAPPGLSVPALPAGSPGLAEEPSPAASTPRAGAASRAPGASVSPSASASASGGRPAPGASASRSAPVAPPATPAGDGTLGPGDRGPEVRALQERLYGQGFTYVKVNGLYDGHTRRGVAQLQSDRGISGDPQGVYGPATRAAFG
- a CDS encoding MFS transporter, yielding MNDADADAAAPGSPWKGWAAVAAVSLGIFCLITSELLPVGLLTPVGDSLGVSDGTAGLMVTVPGLVAGFCAPLVTVGAGRLDRRLVLCALIALMAAANLAAALAPGFAVVLAARLLVGVSVGGFWAIAGGLAVRLVPERHVGRATALVFGGVPTASVLGVPAGTLLGELGGWRTAFAAVAALGFLTLVALLLLLPALPADRNIRFAELPALLRDNRGVRAGVIVTFLVVTGQFAAYTFVRPILRDVSGIDAGYVSTLLLGYGVAGVAGNFLAGARDARRTLLVVSAALTVVLALIAVLPGAVAGTALLLAWGVAYGGVSVSLQSWMTRAAPRAAEAASSLMVAMFNFAIAAGALVGGLAVDGISVPAAPLTGAALMLAAAVTVWATSVRRREPTAGVPDHPLGVARAGTEVPNKADG
- a CDS encoding YdeI family protein; the protein is MDDELDGVAIIAFADAAAFENWLAEHHTRREGVWVKMAKKNSGIASVTSDELVDIGLCYGWISGRRRSYDDERHYLQKYVPRRPKSLWSQVNVDKVAALTAAGRMREPGLAEVRAAREDGRWARAYAPQKTAPVPPDLAAALDADPQAREAFEALDKTARYLLALPLLQAGTPQTRRSRLDKALRSLKRRHPDA
- a CDS encoding adenylate kinase, with the protein product MRRVLVVGISGAGKSTLARTLGRLLGLPFHEMDALHYGGPGWAVSATFAEDTARLAGTDRWIFDSLGPPEVRDLLWERADTVVWLDHPRHVVMRRVLLRSLRRSLLRERLFGGNRESWREWLRPDHPAWWAWSQYRSRRAAIARLAGDARFAPLRVIRLRGPGAAASWLRAQEARPDVDQVNQVNQVD
- a CDS encoding GNAT family N-acetyltransferase encodes the protein MATDRLDLVPLSVGHAAEMARVLADPALYAFTGGAPLSPEALRARYARLVAGSPDPAVVWCNWVVRLRPDGSLIGTVQATITPAEDRAELAWVIGTAWQGRGFAAEAARALAAWLTALPVGRLVAHVHPDHHASAATAAACGLSPTRHRRDGEVRWEGAGP